The Diaminobutyricimonas aerilata nucleotide sequence CGAGCAGCGCCCGGTGGATCATCACGGGCTGCTGACGCGTGCCGTCGGTTGCGGTGTACTCGAGCTCGAAGAGCTCGGGCTGATTGAAGTCGAGCTGCACCGTGGACAGCTGCCAGGTGCGGCCGATCGCGTCGCGCGCCTGCACGGAGATCTTGGGGCCGTAGAACGCGGCGCCGCCCGGGTCGGGCACGAGCTCGAGACCGGAGGCCTCGGCGACCTCGCGCAGGGTCTCCGTCGCGACCTCCCACTGCTCGTCGGAGCCGACCGACTTCTCGGGGTCGCGCGTCGACAGCTCGAGGTAGAAGTCGTCGAGACCGTAGCCGCGGAGGGTCTCGAGCACGAACTCGAGTTCCGCGGCGAGCTCCTCCTTCACCTGCTCGCCGGTCACGTAGATGTGGGCGTCGTCCTGGGTGAAGCCGCGCACGCGGGTGAGTCCCGAGAGCACGCCGCTCTTCTCGTAGCGGTACACCGCGCCGAACTCCGACAGGCGCAACGGCAGCTCGCGATAGCTGCGTCCGCGGGCACGGAAGATCAGGTTGTGCATCGGGCAGTTCATCGGCTTGAGGTAGTAGTCCTGCCCCTGCCGGGTGATGTTGCCGTCCGCATCCGTCTCCTCGTCGAGGTGCATCGGCGGGAACATGCCGTCGGCGTACCAGTCGAGGTGCTGGCTGATCTCGTAGAGCCGCGCCTTGGTGATGTGCGGGGTGTTGACGAACTCGTAGTCGCGGGCGATGAGCCGCTCGCGCATGAAGTCCTCGATCTCCTTGCGCACGATGCCGCCCTTGGGGTGGAACACCGCGAGGCCGGAGCCGATCTCGTCCGGGAAGGAGAACAGGTCGAGTTCCACGCCGAGCTTGCGGTGGTCGCGCTTGGCGGCCTCCTCGAGGCGCGTCAGGTATTCGCGCAGCTCGTCCTTGGTGGGCCACGCGGTGCCGTAGATGCGCTGGAGCTGCGGGTTCTTCTCCGACCCGCGCCAGTACGCCGCGGCGGTGCGCATGAGCTTCGCGCCGTTGCCGATCATGCGGGTGTTCGGCAGGTGCGGACCGCGGCAGAGGTCCTTCCAGACGGTCTCGCCCGTCTTCGGGTCGACGTTGTCGTAGATGGTGAGTTCGCCACCGCCGACCTCGACGGATTCGCCGCTGTCGCCCTCGCCCGCGGCGCCCTTGAGTCCGATGAGCTCGAGCTTGTACGGCTCGTCCGCGAGTTCGGCCCGCGCCTGCTCATCCGTCACCACGCGGCGCATGAAGCGCTGGCCGGCGCGGATGATCCGGTCCATCTCTTTCTCGATGGCCTTGACGTCCTCCGGGGTGAAGGGCGTGGCGACGTCGAAGTCGTAGTAGAAGCCGTCGGTGATGGGCGGACCGATGCCGAGCTTGGCCTCCGGGTTGATGCGCTGCACGGCTTGCGCCGCGACGTGCGCGGCGGAGTGCCGGAGGATCGACAGTCCGTCCGGGGAGTCGATCGTCACCGGTTCGACGGTGTCGTCATCGGTGAGAGTCGTCGCCAGGTCGCGCAGTTCCCCGTTGACCCGGAGGGCCACGACGGAGCGATCGGTGAACAGGTCGAAACCGGTGCGCGGGGCGTTCATTCACCCCACTGTAGCGGCGCGACGGTGCCCCTCCTGCCGCGCGATCCGGCGGTCTCCGGCGTCCGCTACTCGGGATTCGTCGCGACGACCGTCTCGGCACGGAAGAAACGGATCTCCCCCGTCTCGAGCGTCTCGACCGCGACGATGTCCGGCGCGCCCTCGCCCCACGGCGAGGCGACGACCGCGCCGATCACATCGGCCTTGAGCGCGGTGACGAGCTCGCCCGCCGCGAACGTCATCGGGTGTGCACCTGACCGCGCTCGTCCACGAAGAGCACGAGTCGCTTCTGCTTGCGGTTGAGCGCCCGGTACACGACGTAGATCAGCCACAGTCCGGCGGTGATGAGCACGAGGATGAGGTTCCAGAACCAGCCGATGCGCTTGGTCTTCACGAGCACGGCCTGCGTGCCGCTGATCGCCTCGGCGGCCCACCCCTTGCGCACGTAGCCGGCGACCGCGGTGTTCAGGATCTCGGCGCGTTGCGCCTCCGAGAGGGTGCCCGGGATGCGGTGGGCCGGCGATGTCGGGTGCGACATGGATCCTCCTTCGTCGCTTCGACGCTAGCGCGCACGGCCCCGCTGGAACCGGTTGTCGGGGATCTTCCGGGGTGACAGAGGCTCACGAGATAATCGGATGCCGTCCCGGTTCCCGCCCCGAGACGCCCACCCGCCCCGATCGGACGCCCCATGCCCGCAGTGCCCACCAGTGCGCAGACGCTCGGCGACCAGCTCGCCGGGATGATCGCCGACGCGGGCCCGGTGCTGTTCTACCTCGTCGTCTGGGGACTCGTGTTCTGCGGCACGGCACTCTTCG carries:
- the thrS gene encoding threonine--tRNA ligase, translated to MNAPRTGFDLFTDRSVVALRVNGELRDLATTLTDDDTVEPVTIDSPDGLSILRHSAAHVAAQAVQRINPEAKLGIGPPITDGFYYDFDVATPFTPEDVKAIEKEMDRIIRAGQRFMRRVVTDEQARAELADEPYKLELIGLKGAAGEGDSGESVEVGGGELTIYDNVDPKTGETVWKDLCRGPHLPNTRMIGNGAKLMRTAAAYWRGSEKNPQLQRIYGTAWPTKDELREYLTRLEEAAKRDHRKLGVELDLFSFPDEIGSGLAVFHPKGGIVRKEIEDFMRERLIARDYEFVNTPHITKARLYEISQHLDWYADGMFPPMHLDEETDADGNITRQGQDYYLKPMNCPMHNLIFRARGRSYRELPLRLSEFGAVYRYEKSGVLSGLTRVRGFTQDDAHIYVTGEQVKEELAAELEFVLETLRGYGLDDFYLELSTRDPEKSVGSDEQWEVATETLREVAEASGLELVPDPGGAAFYGPKISVQARDAIGRTWQLSTVQLDFNQPELFELEYTATDGTRQQPVMIHRALLGSIERFFAILLEHYAGAFPVWLSPVQVVGIPIAAEYQQYLGDIIGRLKERGVRAELDASDDRMQKKIRNHTLQKVPFQLIAGEQDRAGGTVSFRFRDGSQENGVPVDDAIERIVDAIATKAQV